Proteins encoded by one window of Thermobaculum terrenum ATCC BAA-798:
- a CDS encoding SDR family NAD(P)-dependent oxidoreductase translates to MGRRFEGRSVIVTGGTSGIGLQIATCFLKEGASVLITGRDREKGKDAETRLSSLGPCSFISADASSADDVASVMEQVVALYGGLDVLVNNAGVGLVAPISETSEDDWDRIMDVNVKGYFLHARAALPLLAERKGCMVHVASDAGVIGERMAGAYSVSKAAVIMLSRMFALDGGLLGVRSNCVCPGDTIPGMKHMTLPGGEIRPADHWHEWPLPPIGRYGTAEDVASAVAFLASDEAGFCNGAVLLVDGGMRAGFPDR, encoded by the coding sequence ATGGGTCGCAGGTTCGAAGGTAGATCTGTGATAGTAACGGGTGGCACGAGCGGTATAGGTCTCCAGATAGCGACCTGTTTCCTGAAAGAAGGTGCAAGCGTTTTGATCACAGGCAGGGATAGAGAAAAGGGCAAGGATGCGGAGACTCGCCTCTCTTCTTTAGGTCCCTGCAGCTTCATATCAGCTGATGCCTCCAGTGCTGATGATGTCGCGTCCGTCATGGAGCAGGTGGTAGCTCTGTATGGTGGCCTCGACGTACTAGTAAACAACGCAGGTGTAGGGCTCGTAGCCCCTATATCTGAGACTAGCGAAGACGATTGGGACCGTATCATGGACGTAAATGTGAAGGGGTACTTCCTGCACGCACGTGCAGCCTTGCCGTTGCTTGCCGAACGGAAGGGGTGTATGGTGCATGTAGCTTCGGATGCTGGCGTAATCGGGGAGAGGATGGCTGGTGCCTACTCCGTGAGCAAGGCCGCCGTGATCATGCTCTCCAGGATGTTCGCGCTGGATGGAGGGCTGCTGGGGGTGCGGTCCAACTGCGTATGCCCTGGAGATACCATTCCCGGAATGAAGCACATGACCTTGCCGGGTGGGGAGATAAGGCCTGCTGATCACTGGCATGAATGGCCTCTACCGCCTATCGGCAGATATGGCACTGCAGAGGATGTAGCCTCCGCCGTAGCATTCCTTGCATCCGATGAAGCAGGATTCTGCAACGGTGCAGTACTCCTTGTGGATGGTGGCATGCGTGCAGGCTTCCCCGATAGATAG